In Phycodurus eques isolate BA_2022a chromosome 10, UOR_Pequ_1.1, whole genome shotgun sequence, a genomic segment contains:
- the LOC133408398 gene encoding glutamate receptor-interacting protein 2-like isoform X4 — MLEIEDMRMEVVKRTSGCNNAGLRGRNDARTQGRDDGPYGKTKDVSGPELNTAARRHSIAEALRGLTLVELVKKEGSTLGLTISGGTDKDGKPRVSNLRPGGLAARSDRLNVGDFIKSVNGINLTKLRHDEIISLLKNVGERVLLEVEYELPPTAPDSTSGVISKTIDICLHKEGSSFGFVVRGGIHEDWHKSRPLVVTYVRPGGPADREGTLRPGDRLLTVDGVPLHNASHGDALSVLAQCGQEALFHIEYDVTIMDTLTNASGPLLVEIAKPPGATLGITLTSASHRNKRVIVIERVKPGSVVDRYGALHAGDHLLSIDGTSTEHCGVLEAAQLLASTTELVRLEMIPAHQTRMTGSKRHDTVKVQKSDHPHPHSWDPCVNFCPPLANSTHCNAASTLHKSWTASNNVVNNNNLDYCKCERARTHARICLIYVVITAPYCTSSALVSAGFSPGSTTASGPGSQGSTTLPRPAVPMSPRNSLLKRRHRKKDHKSSLSLASSSVGPGGQVVHVETGEVILMGDPLNGFGVQLQGGIFATETLSAPPLVRFIEPDSSAERCGLLQVGDRLLSINGIATEDGTLEEANQLLRDAALANKVLLEIEFDVAESVVPSSGTFHVKLPKKRGVELGLTISANKKAGEPLIISDIKKGSMAHRTGTLEPGDKLLSIDNVRLDSCSREEAEQILQQCEELVKLKIRKDEDNSDEQETSGSIIYTVELKRYGGPLGITISGTEEPFDPITISGLTKRGLAESVSLKGKPLSEAIHLLQMAGETVTLKIKKMLDDERKASEADDATENELSDGEEDDSTDLTDSRQTDKLSELYATAVPSVDSAVDSWDGSGLDAGYCSQGTYSHQASTGIALHPHEWRSAKLQQQQQQQQQQRTVTPPPGCRKNYPFSDGGFSEDEWEKSAGFLGQPSDGILLDSDDSFWCQALEDLETCGQSELLREIEASIMTGTAIALDVEGVSKPATDPGLSLRRNALLRQGAHLHEELQLHDDRDARLQVHFHADELLHSGSHLFQDSLSPPAHHESKSKASLRVSERTWESRRIKEEMQGLLSPTPLELHKVTVIKDPESDDFGFSVSDGFLEKGVYVNMVRPDGPADRSGLRPYDRILQVNHVRTRDFDCCLAVPLITEAGDRLELVISRNPLDGAEDDDNTLDRPPLDL, encoded by the exons ATGTTAGAAATTGAGGATATGAGAATGGAGGTTGTCAAGAGGACGAGTGGGTGTAATAATGCAGGGCTGCGAGGACGTAACGATGCGAGGACGCAAGGACGGG ATGATGGACCATATGGAAAGACAAAGGACGTCTCTGGGCCGGAACTCAACACTGCCGCGAGGAGACACAGCATAGCAG AAGCCCTGCGGGGTCTGACCCTGGTGGAGTTGGTGAAGAAGGAAGGCAGCACGCTGGGCCTGACCATCTCAGGAGGAACCGACAAGGACGGCAAGCCGCGGGTTTCAAACCTGCGGCCCGGTGGGCTGGCCGCTCG GAGCGACCGGCTGAACGTGGGCGACTTCATCAAGTCGGTGAACGGCATCAACTTGACCAAACTGCGGCACGACGAAATCATCAGCCTGCTCAAGAACGTCGGCGAACGGGTCCTGCTGGAGGTCGAGTACGAGCTGCCGCCCACAG CACCAGACAGCACGTCAGGAGTGATCTCCAAGACAATCGACATCTGTTTGCACAAAGAAGGGAGCAGCTTTGGCTTCGTGGTGAGAG GCGGCATCCACGAGGACTGGCACAAGTCGCGCCCCCTGGTGGTCACCTACGTGCGGCCCGGAGGGCCCGCAGACAG GGAGGGCACGCTGCGTCCGGGCGATCGCCTCCTGACGGTGGACGGCGTGCCGCTGCACAACGCCAGCCACGGCGATGCCCTCAGCGTATTGGCACAGTGCGGACAGGAAGCCCTGTTCCACATCGAGTACGACGTCACTATCATGG ACACATTGACCAATGCGTCAGGTCCTCTCCTGGTGGAGATAGCCAAACCTCCAGGGGCCACGCTGGGCATCACGCTGACGTCAGCCAGTCATCGCAACAAGCGGGTCATCGTCATCGAGCGGGTCAAGCCCGGAAGCGTGGTGGACAG ATACGGAGCGTTGCACGCCGGGGACCACCTGCTGTCCATCGACGGCACGTCCACGGAGCACTGCGGCGTCCTGGAGGCCGCGCAGCTGCTGGCCAGCACCACCGAGCTGGTCAGGCTGGAGATGATCCCTGCGCACCAGACCAGGATGACTGGGAGCAAACGTCACGACACTG tgaAGGTCCAGAAGTCGGACCACCCTCACCCTCACTCGTGGGACCCGTGCGTCAACTTCTGCCCGCCGCTGGCAAACTCCACCCACTGCAACGCCGCCTCCACCCTGCACAAGTCATGGACCGCCTCCAACAACGTCGTGAACAACAATAACCTTGACTACTGCAAGTGTgagcgcgcacgcacgcacgcacgcatctGTCTTATATATGTGGTGATTACGGCCCCATACTGTACGTCCTCAGCTTTGGTGTCGGCCGGTTTCTCTCCGGGCTCCACGACGGCGTCGGGCCCCGGCAGCCAAGGTTCCACCACGCTCCCCAGGCCCGCGGTCCCCATGAGCCCCCGGAACTCTCTGCTCAAACGCAGACACCGAAAGAAAGACCACAAAAGCTCCC TTTCGCTTGCGTCCAGTTCAGTGGGTCCGGGCGGTCAGGTGGTCCACGTGGAGACCGGCGAGGTCATCCTGATGGGCGACCCCCTCAACGGCTTTGGCGTCCAGCTGCAAGGAGGAATCTTTGCCACGGAAACGCTTTCCGCGCCGCCGCTCGTACGATTCATCGAGCCCGACAGCTCGGCCGAGAG GTGTGGCCTCCTGCAGGTGGGCGACCGGCTGCTGTCCATCAACGGCATCGCCACGGAGGACGGCACCCTGGAGGAGGCCAACCAGCTGCTCCGCGACGCCGCGCTCGCCAACAAAGTGCTCCTGGAGATCGAGTTCGACGTGGCAG AGTCCGTGGTGCCCAGTAGCGGAACTTTTCACGTCAAACTACCCAAGAAGAGAGGCGTGGAGCTAGGACTCACTATTAGCG CCAATAAGAAGGCAGGAGAGCCTCTCATCATTTCCGACATCAAGAAGGGCAGCATGGCCCACAG GACGGGAACTCTGGAGCCGGGTGACAAACTTCTGTCCATCGACAACGTGCGTCTGGATTCTTGCTCGCGGGAGGAGGCCGAGCAAATCCTGCAGCAATGCGAGGAGCTGGTCAAGCTCAAGATCCGCAAGGACGAGGACAACTCGG ACGAGCAGGAGACGTCTGGCAGCATCATCTACACGGTGGAGTTGAAGCGCTACGGCGGCCCGCTGGGCATCACCATCTCGGGCACGGAGGAACCCTTCGACCCCATCACCATCTCCGGACTTACCAAGAGAGGCCTGGCCGAGAG CGTCAGCCTGAAGGGCAAACCCCTGAGCGAGGCCATTCACCTCCTGCAGATGGCCGGGGAGACCGTCACGCTCAAGATCAAGAAGATGCTCGACG ACGAGAGGAAAGCCAGCGAGGCGGACGACGCCACGGAGAACGAGCTGAGCGACGGCGAGGAGGACGACTCGACCGACTTGACGGACAGCCGGCAGACCGACAAACTGTCGGAACTTTACGCCACCGCCGTCCCCAGCGTGGACTCGGCCGTGGACTCGTGGGACGGATCCGGCCTGGACGCCGGGTACTGCAGCCAGG GCACGTACAGCCACCAGGCCTCCACTGGCATCGCCCTCCACCCTCACGAGTGGCGTAGCGCCaagctgcagcagcagcagcagcagcagcagcagcagcgcacGGTTACGCCCCCTCCCGGCTGCCGGAAGAACTACCCCTTCAGCGACGGCGGCTTCAGCGAGGACGAGTGGGAAAAATCGGCGGG TTTCCTGGGCCAACCCTCGGACGGAATTCTGCTGGACTCGGACGACAGTTTCTGGTGTCAGGCCCTGGAGGACCTGGAGACCTGCGGCCAATCGGAACTGCTCAGAGAAATCGAG GCGTCGATCATGACCGGCACGGCCATCGCCTTGGACGTAGAAGGCGTCAGCAAGCCTGCCACGGATCCCGGCCTGAGCTTGCGGCGTAACGCCCTCCTCCGCCAGGGGGCGCACCTGCACGAGGAGCTGCAGCTGCACGACGACCGAG ACGCCCGCCTGCAGGTCCACTTCCACGCCGACGAGCTGCTCCACTCGGGCTCGCACTTGTTCCAGGACAGCCTGTCCCCGCCCGCCCACCACGAGTCCAAGTCCAAGGCCTCGTTGAGGGTGTCGGAAAGGACGTGGGAGTCCCGCCGCATCAAGGAGGAGATGCAAGGGCTCCTGTCGCCGACGCCTCTGGAGCTGCACAAA GTAACGGTGATAAAAGATCCCGAAAGTGACGACTTCGGTTTCAGCGTGTCCGACGGCTTCCTGGAAAAGGGCGTTTACGTCAACATGGTCCGACCCGACGGCCCGGCCGACCGATCGGGCCTGCGACCCTACGACAGGATCCTTCAG GTGAACCACGTCAGGACCCGGGACTTCGACTGCTGCCTGGCGGTGCCGCTCATCACGGAGGCGGGCGACCGGTTGGAACTGGTCATCAGCCGCAACCCGCTTGACGGCGCCGAGGACGACGACAACACTCTGGACCGCCCTCCCCTGGACCTGTAG
- the LOC133408398 gene encoding glutamate receptor-interacting protein 2-like isoform X9, with the protein MLEIEDMRMEVVKRTSGCNNAGLRGRNDARTQGRDDGPYGKTKDVSGPELNTAARRHSIAEALRGLTLVELVKKEGSTLGLTISGGTDKDGKPRVSNLRPGGLAARSDRLNVGDFIKSVNGINLTKLRHDEIISLLKNVGERVLLEVEYELPPTAPDSTSGVISKTIDICLHKEGSSFGFVVRGGIHEDWHKSRPLVVTYVRPGGPADREGTLRPGDRLLTVDGVPLHNASHGDALSVLAQCGQEALFHIEYDVTIMDTLTNASGPLLVEIAKPPGATLGITLTSASHRNKRVIVIERVKPGSVVDRYGALHAGDHLLSIDGTSTEHCGVLEAAQLLASTTELVRLEMIPAHQTRMTGSKRHDTVKVQKSDHPHPHSWDPCVNFCPPLANSTHCNAASTLHKSWTASNNVVNNNNLDYCKSLVSAGFSPGSTTASGPGSQGSTTLPRPAVPMSPRNSLLKRRHRKKDHKSSLSLASSSVGPGGQVVHVETGEVILMGDPLNGFGVQLQGGIFATETLSAPPLVRFIEPDSSAERCGLLQVGDRLLSINGIATEDGTLEEANQLLRDAALANKVLLEIEFDVAESVVPSSGTFHVKLPKKRGVELGLTISANKKAGEPLIISDIKKGSMAHRTGTLEPGDKLLSIDNVRLDSCSREEAEQILQQCEELVKLKIRKDEDNSDEQETSGSIIYTVELKRYGGPLGITISGTEEPFDPITISGLTKRGLAERTGAIHVGDRILAINSVSLKGKPLSEAIHLLQMAGETVTLKIKKMLDDERKASEADDATENELSDGEEDDSTDLTDSRQTDKLSELYATAVPSVDSAVDSWDGSGLDAGYCSQGTYSHQASTGIALHPHEWRSAKLQQQQQQQQQQRTVTPPPGCRKNYPFSDGGFSEDEWEKSAGFLGQPSDGILLDSDDSFWCQALEDLETCGQSELLREIEASIMTGTAIALDVEGVSKPATDPGLSLRRNALLRQGAHLHEELQLHDDRDARLQVHFHADELLHSGSHLFQDSLSPPAHHESKSKASLRVSERTWESRRIKEEMQGLLSPTPLELHKVTVIKDPESDDFGFSVSDGFLEKGVYVNMVRPDGPADRSGLRPYDRILQVNHVRTRDFDCCLAVPLITEAGDRLELVISRNPLDGAEDDDNTLDRPPLDL; encoded by the exons ATGTTAGAAATTGAGGATATGAGAATGGAGGTTGTCAAGAGGACGAGTGGGTGTAATAATGCAGGGCTGCGAGGACGTAACGATGCGAGGACGCAAGGACGGG ATGATGGACCATATGGAAAGACAAAGGACGTCTCTGGGCCGGAACTCAACACTGCCGCGAGGAGACACAGCATAGCAG AAGCCCTGCGGGGTCTGACCCTGGTGGAGTTGGTGAAGAAGGAAGGCAGCACGCTGGGCCTGACCATCTCAGGAGGAACCGACAAGGACGGCAAGCCGCGGGTTTCAAACCTGCGGCCCGGTGGGCTGGCCGCTCG GAGCGACCGGCTGAACGTGGGCGACTTCATCAAGTCGGTGAACGGCATCAACTTGACCAAACTGCGGCACGACGAAATCATCAGCCTGCTCAAGAACGTCGGCGAACGGGTCCTGCTGGAGGTCGAGTACGAGCTGCCGCCCACAG CACCAGACAGCACGTCAGGAGTGATCTCCAAGACAATCGACATCTGTTTGCACAAAGAAGGGAGCAGCTTTGGCTTCGTGGTGAGAG GCGGCATCCACGAGGACTGGCACAAGTCGCGCCCCCTGGTGGTCACCTACGTGCGGCCCGGAGGGCCCGCAGACAG GGAGGGCACGCTGCGTCCGGGCGATCGCCTCCTGACGGTGGACGGCGTGCCGCTGCACAACGCCAGCCACGGCGATGCCCTCAGCGTATTGGCACAGTGCGGACAGGAAGCCCTGTTCCACATCGAGTACGACGTCACTATCATGG ACACATTGACCAATGCGTCAGGTCCTCTCCTGGTGGAGATAGCCAAACCTCCAGGGGCCACGCTGGGCATCACGCTGACGTCAGCCAGTCATCGCAACAAGCGGGTCATCGTCATCGAGCGGGTCAAGCCCGGAAGCGTGGTGGACAG ATACGGAGCGTTGCACGCCGGGGACCACCTGCTGTCCATCGACGGCACGTCCACGGAGCACTGCGGCGTCCTGGAGGCCGCGCAGCTGCTGGCCAGCACCACCGAGCTGGTCAGGCTGGAGATGATCCCTGCGCACCAGACCAGGATGACTGGGAGCAAACGTCACGACACTG tgaAGGTCCAGAAGTCGGACCACCCTCACCCTCACTCGTGGGACCCGTGCGTCAACTTCTGCCCGCCGCTGGCAAACTCCACCCACTGCAACGCCGCCTCCACCCTGCACAAGTCATGGACCGCCTCCAACAACGTCGTGAACAACAATAACCTTGACTACTGCAAGT CTTTGGTGTCGGCCGGTTTCTCTCCGGGCTCCACGACGGCGTCGGGCCCCGGCAGCCAAGGTTCCACCACGCTCCCCAGGCCCGCGGTCCCCATGAGCCCCCGGAACTCTCTGCTCAAACGCAGACACCGAAAGAAAGACCACAAAAGCTCCC TTTCGCTTGCGTCCAGTTCAGTGGGTCCGGGCGGTCAGGTGGTCCACGTGGAGACCGGCGAGGTCATCCTGATGGGCGACCCCCTCAACGGCTTTGGCGTCCAGCTGCAAGGAGGAATCTTTGCCACGGAAACGCTTTCCGCGCCGCCGCTCGTACGATTCATCGAGCCCGACAGCTCGGCCGAGAG GTGTGGCCTCCTGCAGGTGGGCGACCGGCTGCTGTCCATCAACGGCATCGCCACGGAGGACGGCACCCTGGAGGAGGCCAACCAGCTGCTCCGCGACGCCGCGCTCGCCAACAAAGTGCTCCTGGAGATCGAGTTCGACGTGGCAG AGTCCGTGGTGCCCAGTAGCGGAACTTTTCACGTCAAACTACCCAAGAAGAGAGGCGTGGAGCTAGGACTCACTATTAGCG CCAATAAGAAGGCAGGAGAGCCTCTCATCATTTCCGACATCAAGAAGGGCAGCATGGCCCACAG GACGGGAACTCTGGAGCCGGGTGACAAACTTCTGTCCATCGACAACGTGCGTCTGGATTCTTGCTCGCGGGAGGAGGCCGAGCAAATCCTGCAGCAATGCGAGGAGCTGGTCAAGCTCAAGATCCGCAAGGACGAGGACAACTCGG ACGAGCAGGAGACGTCTGGCAGCATCATCTACACGGTGGAGTTGAAGCGCTACGGCGGCCCGCTGGGCATCACCATCTCGGGCACGGAGGAACCCTTCGACCCCATCACCATCTCCGGACTTACCAAGAGAGGCCTGGCCGAGAG GACGGGCGCGATCCACGTGGGCGACCGCATCCTGGCCATCAACAGCGTCAGCCTGAAGGGCAAACCCCTGAGCGAGGCCATTCACCTCCTGCAGATGGCCGGGGAGACCGTCACGCTCAAGATCAAGAAGATGCTCGACG ACGAGAGGAAAGCCAGCGAGGCGGACGACGCCACGGAGAACGAGCTGAGCGACGGCGAGGAGGACGACTCGACCGACTTGACGGACAGCCGGCAGACCGACAAACTGTCGGAACTTTACGCCACCGCCGTCCCCAGCGTGGACTCGGCCGTGGACTCGTGGGACGGATCCGGCCTGGACGCCGGGTACTGCAGCCAGG GCACGTACAGCCACCAGGCCTCCACTGGCATCGCCCTCCACCCTCACGAGTGGCGTAGCGCCaagctgcagcagcagcagcagcagcagcagcagcagcgcacGGTTACGCCCCCTCCCGGCTGCCGGAAGAACTACCCCTTCAGCGACGGCGGCTTCAGCGAGGACGAGTGGGAAAAATCGGCGGG TTTCCTGGGCCAACCCTCGGACGGAATTCTGCTGGACTCGGACGACAGTTTCTGGTGTCAGGCCCTGGAGGACCTGGAGACCTGCGGCCAATCGGAACTGCTCAGAGAAATCGAG GCGTCGATCATGACCGGCACGGCCATCGCCTTGGACGTAGAAGGCGTCAGCAAGCCTGCCACGGATCCCGGCCTGAGCTTGCGGCGTAACGCCCTCCTCCGCCAGGGGGCGCACCTGCACGAGGAGCTGCAGCTGCACGACGACCGAG ACGCCCGCCTGCAGGTCCACTTCCACGCCGACGAGCTGCTCCACTCGGGCTCGCACTTGTTCCAGGACAGCCTGTCCCCGCCCGCCCACCACGAGTCCAAGTCCAAGGCCTCGTTGAGGGTGTCGGAAAGGACGTGGGAGTCCCGCCGCATCAAGGAGGAGATGCAAGGGCTCCTGTCGCCGACGCCTCTGGAGCTGCACAAA GTAACGGTGATAAAAGATCCCGAAAGTGACGACTTCGGTTTCAGCGTGTCCGACGGCTTCCTGGAAAAGGGCGTTTACGTCAACATGGTCCGACCCGACGGCCCGGCCGACCGATCGGGCCTGCGACCCTACGACAGGATCCTTCAG GTGAACCACGTCAGGACCCGGGACTTCGACTGCTGCCTGGCGGTGCCGCTCATCACGGAGGCGGGCGACCGGTTGGAACTGGTCATCAGCCGCAACCCGCTTGACGGCGCCGAGGACGACGACAACACTCTGGACCGCCCTCCCCTGGACCTGTAG